The proteins below are encoded in one region of Xenopus laevis strain J_2021 chromosome 8L, Xenopus_laevis_v10.1, whole genome shotgun sequence:
- the samd4b.L gene encoding sterile alpha motif domain containing 4B L homeolog (The RefSeq protein has 2 substitutions compared to this genomic sequence) encodes MKFRDQVSTLSDWFKGWNECEQTVALLSLLKRITRTQARFLQLCLEHSLSDCTEVHILETEANSAALISQWHQESKEKVISLLLSHLPLLQPRNTEAKCEYMKLLQKVLAYTTESNLYIEESRQLLSYALIHPATTLEDRNSLALWLNHLEERFSTGYSRHGRIETPSAHLRQDSDEWQPPVDPGIGEASLSWQDKPPRENGMMPFHSSNLVPSGIQNMGSNTVLSCQVHPSPLKRSMSLIPTSQQGPGEWMGPDEVGSRSVFLTPDLAPLSPQSSVASSGSEQTEEVSAGRNTFTEDGSGMKDVPTWLKSLRLHKYASLFAQMSYEEMMTLTEQHLECQNVTKGARHKIALSIQKLRERPCVLKSLEKDILEGGNVRNALQELQQIVITPIKYYRPNQMDGTGREQTPSQRPNQDPSCKGSDENQPPPGLPADGFQQQQSSPACDSEPAVPPIAEGDLPGQLTRVLGKVCTQLLVSRPDEDNISCYLQLLEKCISHEAFTETQKKRLMSWKQQVLKLLRTLPRKALLEMQGWAFASNSLPLAGSVGSSIARRGQRPFQMPPRVLPPSRINVMSPGSIGGVSPRHALTSPSTGSQGRQNLWFANPGGSNSMPCPSHSSVQRTHSLPVHTSPQSILKFPPDCQVPGADLEINPRLESLCLSMTEHALEEGTDKTSTI; translated from the exons ctcTCATCAGCCAGTGGCATCAAGAGTCCAAAGAGAAGGTGATTTCTCTACTTCTTTCTCACTTGCCACTATTGCAGCCCCGGAATACAGAAGCCAAATGCGAGTatatgaaactgctgcaaaaagttCTGGCTTACACTACTGAGAGCAATTTGTACATAGAAGAGAGTCGCCAGTTACTATCCTATGCACTTATTCATCCTGCGACTACCCTTGAAGACCGAAACTCGCTGGCTTTATGGCTCAACCATCTGGAAGAACGATTCTCTACAGGCTACAGCCGTCATGGAAGAATCGAAACACCTTCTGCACATTTACGGCAGGATTCAGATGAGTGGCAGCCTCCAGTGGATCCTGGTATTGGGGAGGCAAGTCTCAGTTGGCAGGATAAACCACCGCGTGAAAATGGCATGATGCCCTATCATTCTTCTAACCTAGTGCCCTCAGGCATTCAAAatatggggagcaacacag tgctgTCCTGCCAGGTGCATCCAAGTCCACTCAAACGTTCCATGTCGCTTATTCCAACATCTCAGCAGGGACCTGGTGAATGGATGGGGCCAGATGAAGTGGGAAGTCGGTCAGTGTTCCTCACCCCAGACCTTGCTCCACTGTCTCCACAGAGCAGCGTGGCATCATCCGGCAGCGAGCAAACTGAGGAAGTGAGCGCTGGACGCAACACTTTCACAGAGGATGGGAGTGGGATGAAAG ATGTACCCACCTGGTTGAAGAGTTTACGATTGCACAAATATGCATCGTTGTTTGCTCAGATGAGCTATGAAGAGATGATGACGCTGACCGAGCAGCACCTTGAATGTCAG AATGTTACCAAAGGGGCAAGACACAAAATCGCCTTGAGTATACAAAAGCTCCGGGAGAGACCATGTGTCCTCAAATCCTTAGAAAAG gatATTTTAGAAGGCGGAAATGTGCGTAATGCTCTTCAGGAGTTGCAGCAGATTGTCATCACACCCATTAAATACTACCGTCCTAACCAGATGGATGGTACTGGCAGGGAGCAAACTCCCTCACAGAGGCCAAACCAAGATCCAAGCTGTAAAGGATCAGATGAGAATCAACCTCCGCCTGGACTCCCAGCAGATGGTTTCCAGCAACAACAGAGTAGCCCAGCTTGTGATTCTGAGCCAGCAGTACCACCTATAGCAGAGGGAGATCTCCCAGGGCAGCTTACCAGAGTGCTTGGAAAAG TTTGTACACAGCTTCTGGTGTCCCGACCAGATGAAGACAACATCTCGTGTTACCTGCAGCTTTTAGAAAAGTGCATTTCACATGAG GCATTCACAGAAACCCAAAAGAAGAGGCTGATGTCTTGGAAGCAGCAAGTTTTGAAATTACTCCGGACGCTTCCCAGAAAAGCATTGCTGGAAATGCAGGG CTGGGCGTTTGCATCCAACTCTCTCCCCTTAGCTGGATCTGTGGGGTCTTCCATAGCTCGGAGAGGACAGCGTCCATTCCAGATGCCTCCTAGGGTAGTGCCACCTTCCCGTATTAATGTTATGAGCCCTGGGTCAATTGGAGGTGTCTCTCCAAGGCATGCACTTACCAGCCCGAGCACTGGAAGCCAGGGTCGGcag AACCTGTGGTTTGCCAATCCTGGGGGCAGCAACAGTATGCCATGCCCAAGTCACAGTTCTGTGCAACGCACACATTCATTACCCGTACACACTTCTCCACAGAGTATTTTAAAGTTTCCCCCTG ATTGCCAGGTGCCTGGGGCTGATTTAGAGATTAACCCCCGGTTGGAGTCCTTGTGTCTGAGTATGACAGAGCATGCTTTAGAAG AGGGAACAGACAAGACATCGACCATCTGA
- the samd4b.L gene encoding sterile alpha motif domain containing 4B L homeolog isoform X1, whose translation MKFRDQVSTLSDWFKGWNECEQTVALLSLLKRITRTQARFLQLCLEHSLSDCTEVHILETEANSAALISQWHQESKEKVISLLLSHLPLLQPRNTEAKCEYMKLLQKVLAYTTESNLYIEESRQLLSYALIHPATTLEDRNSLALWLNHLEERFSTGYSRHGRIETPSAHLRQDSDEWQPPVDPGIGEASLSWQDKPPRENGMMPYHSSNLVPSGIQNMGSNTVLSCQVHPSPLKRSMSLIPTSQQGPGEWMGPDEVGSRSVFLTPDLAPLSPQSSVASSGSEQTEEVSAGRNTFTEDGSGMKDVPTWLKSLRLHKYASLFAQMSYEEMMTLTEQHLECQNVTKGARHKIALSIQKLRERPCVLKSLEKDILEGGNVRNALQELQQIVITPIKYYRPNQMDGTGREQTPSQRPNQDPSCKGSDENQPPPGLPADGFQQQQSSPACDSEPAVPPIAEGDLPGQLTRVLGKVCTQLLVSRPDEDNISCYLQLLEKCISHEAFTETQKKRLMSWKQQVLKLLRTLPRKALLEMQGYRKQKGCSWAFASNSLPLAGSVGSSIARRGQRPFQMPPRVVPPSRINVMSPGSIGGVSPRHALTSPSTGSQGRQNLWFANPGGSNSMPCPSHSSVQRTHSLPVHTSPQSILKFPPDCQVPGADLEINPRLESLCLSMTEHALEEGTDKTSTI comes from the exons ctcTCATCAGCCAGTGGCATCAAGAGTCCAAAGAGAAGGTGATTTCTCTACTTCTTTCTCACTTGCCACTATTGCAGCCCCGGAATACAGAAGCCAAATGCGAGTatatgaaactgctgcaaaaagttCTGGCTTACACTACTGAGAGCAATTTGTACATAGAAGAGAGTCGCCAGTTACTATCCTATGCACTTATTCATCCTGCGACTACCCTTGAAGACCGAAACTCGCTGGCTTTATGGCTCAACCATCTGGAAGAACGATTCTCTACAGGCTACAGCCGTCATGGAAGAATCGAAACACCTTCTGCACATTTACGGCAGGATTCAGATGAGTGGCAGCCTCCAGTGGATCCTGGTATTGGGGAGGCAAGTCTCAGTTGGCAGGATAAACCACCGCGTGAAAATGGCATGATGCCCTATCATTCTTCTAACCTAGTGCCCTCAGGCATTCAAAatatggggagcaacacag tgctgTCCTGCCAGGTGCATCCAAGTCCACTCAAACGTTCCATGTCGCTTATTCCAACATCTCAGCAGGGACCTGGTGAATGGATGGGGCCAGATGAAGTGGGAAGTCGGTCAGTGTTCCTCACCCCAGACCTTGCTCCACTGTCTCCACAGAGCAGCGTGGCATCATCCGGCAGCGAGCAAACTGAGGAAGTGAGCGCTGGACGCAACACTTTCACAGAGGATGGGAGTGGGATGAAAG ATGTACCCACCTGGTTGAAGAGTTTACGATTGCACAAATATGCATCGTTGTTTGCTCAGATGAGCTATGAAGAGATGATGACGCTGACCGAGCAGCACCTTGAATGTCAG AATGTTACCAAAGGGGCAAGACACAAAATCGCCTTGAGTATACAAAAGCTCCGGGAGAGACCATGTGTCCTCAAATCCTTAGAAAAG gatATTTTAGAAGGCGGAAATGTGCGTAATGCTCTTCAGGAGTTGCAGCAGATTGTCATCACACCCATTAAATACTACCGTCCTAACCAGATGGATGGTACTGGCAGGGAGCAAACTCCCTCACAGAGGCCAAACCAAGATCCAAGCTGTAAAGGATCAGATGAGAATCAACCTCCGCCTGGACTCCCAGCAGATGGTTTCCAGCAACAACAGAGTAGCCCAGCTTGTGATTCTGAGCCAGCAGTACCACCTATAGCAGAGGGAGATCTCCCAGGGCAGCTTACCAGAGTGCTTGGAAAAG TTTGTACACAGCTTCTGGTGTCCCGACCAGATGAAGACAACATCTCGTGTTACCTGCAGCTTTTAGAAAAGTGCATTTCACATGAG GCATTCACAGAAACCCAAAAGAAGAGGCTGATGTCTTGGAAGCAGCAAGTTTTGAAATTACTCCGGACGCTTCCCAGAAAAGCATTGCTGGAAATGCAGGGGTACAGAAAACAAAAGGGGTGCAG CTGGGCGTTTGCATCCAACTCTCTCCCCTTAGCTGGATCTGTGGGGTCTTCCATAGCTCGGAGAGGACAGCGTCCATTCCAGATGCCTCCTAGGGTAGTGCCACCTTCCCGTATTAATGTTATGAGCCCTGGGTCAATTGGAGGTGTCTCTCCAAGGCATGCACTTACCAGCCCGAGCACTGGAAGCCAGGGTCGGcag AACCTGTGGTTTGCCAATCCTGGGGGCAGCAACAGTATGCCATGCCCAAGTCACAGTTCTGTGCAACGCACACATTCATTACCCGTACACACTTCTCCACAGAGTATTTTAAAGTTTCCCCCTG ATTGCCAGGTGCCTGGGGCTGATTTAGAGATTAACCCCCGGTTGGAGTCCTTGTGTCTGAGTATGACAGAGCATGCTTTAGAAG AGGGAACAGACAAGACATCGACCATCTGA